A stretch of DNA from Ignavibacteriota bacterium:
GCGTCGAGGTGCCCGAAAGTCCGAACAAACCGCACATGCTGGTGGACTCGCACGATGGCGAGGCCAAGGCCTACGTGCGCGTGGGCGAGAACAGCATTCAGGCCAGCCGTGAAATGGTGAAGGTGATGCAGCACCGCAGCGGGCAGACCGGACCCGTGCGCCTCATCGTGGGTGAAGCCGAGCGCCGGCTCTTCGCCTATTTCGAAAAGGCCGACCGCATCACCGTGAAAGAGTACGCGGAACTCATCAACGTCTCTGACCGCCGCGCCTCGCGCCTGCTCATCCGTCTCGTCCGCGCCGGCGTCCTCGCCATTCACACACTCGAAAAGTCGGACTATTTCACCCTCGTGCGGCTGCCGGAGTAGAACGGTTAACGGGAAAAGGGAAAGGGGAAAGGGGACAGGGTGTGCGCTGAATTTTTCAGCTTTGCAACCTTCCACCTTGCTACTTACTGCTTTCCACCTTGCTACCTTCTACTTTCACTCCTCCTTCCACCTGGCGCACGAGGATTAGAACGGGTATTTCTCACCGCGTGCGATATACAATGAGTGGTAGAACGGAGCGCGTGGTACCATTGCTCGCATGAATGTAGTACGTGCCGGGCGCGAGATGCGAGACATTGTACGGGAC
This window harbors:
- a CDS encoding ATP-binding protein, encoding MKYHVFTELVDAGEGLHVEFKRKVSSPEKIAREMIAFANTAGGTVIFGIDDDKALVGVVSEKGELDDIRIAAEELADPPLTYDVTIFNVQGRDVICVEVPESPNKPHMLVDSHDGEAKAYVRVGENSIQASREMVKVMQHRSGQTGPVRLIVGEAERRLFAYFEKADRITVKEYAELINVSDRRASRLLIRLVRAGVLAIHTLEKSDYFTLVRLPE